GTTCCGGAAACATCTTCTTTGGATATTTGCAAGAAGACTTACTATTCGCGGACTTCAGGGACAGCTTATCGGCTATACCGGAAAGGCCTTTAAAAAGTACAAACTCAAAGAGCTCTTTTTAGAAAAACCCCAGGTTCTTAAAGCAGAACAGAGTAATTCATCTCTTCTTTACGGTAAGTCGCTCTTTTTAAAACTTTACCGGCGACTTGATGAAGGCATAAACCCCGAACTGGAAATTGGAAAGTTCCTTACCGAGAAGGTTCCTTTTACCCATGTCCCGCCATTCGCAGGGGCAATAGAGTATAGAAGACAAGGTTCCGAGCCAATGGTTATTGGCATGCTTCAGGCATTTGTCCCTCACGAGGGAGATGCATGGACATACACGCTTGATTGGGTGGAAAGATATTTTGACAAGGTTCTTGCGAAAAGGACTGAAATTCAGGAAATACCAAAAGTGCCAATGTCTTTTTTAGAGATTGCTTTCCAACAAATACCAGTACCTCTTCAGGAATTGATGGAAGGTGTGAACCTTCAGATGATATCACTTCTGGGAAAAAGAACCGCTGAGCTTCACGTATCGCTTTCTTCTGAGAGAGAAGATCCGGATTTTACGCCCGAACCCTTTTCAGTCCTTTATCAACGATCTCTTTATCAATCCATGCAGGCCCTTACAAAAAGAGTTTTTGGGCTTCTGAGAAGAAATATAAAGAATTTGCCAGACTATATAAAAGTGTCTGCCAATGAGATGTTAAATTCCGAAAAAAAGATAATGGAACGCTTCGGCGCCCTCTTAAAAATCAAAATGCCAGCAATGAAAATAAGAGTTCATGGTGATTATCATTTGGGGCAAGTTCTCTATACAGGAAATGATTTTATTATCATTGATTTTGAAGGAGAACCCGAAAGGCCTTTAAGTGAAAGAAGATTAAAGAAATCGTCATTAGTAGACGTTGCTGGTATGATACGGTCCTTTCATTACGCAACGCATAGCGCCCTTATGAAACACTCATCCATAAGGCGGGAAGACATCCCTGTGCTGGAGCCCTGGGCGGATTTGTGGTACCGGTATGTCGGAGGCGCTTTTTTAAAATCATATTACGATACTGTAGAAAATACCTCTTTTATCCCAAAGGATAAAGAAGTGTTTGGTGTCTTGCTCAGAGCCTTCCTTTTAGAGAAGGCAGTGTATGAACTCGGATATGAATTAAATAACCGCCCTGAATGGGTAATCATTCCCCTGAGAGGAATAAAACATCTGCTGGAGATACAATAATGCCGGATAAAAAACAAAATGAAGCAGGCGTATATAATGCAAGTCTCCTTACCGATCACGATATCTATCTCTTCAAAGAAGGAAGTCATTTTAAGCTGTATGATAAATTAGGCTCTCATAGTACCGTTGTAGATGGGATTAAGGGCACTTATTTCGCTGTATGGGCTCCAAATGCGCAAAAGGTTTTGGTTATAGGAGATTTTAATCAATGGAATAAGGAGACCCATCCTTTAAAGGTGCGGGCTGATGGCTCTGGTATATGGGAGGGATTCATCCCGGGTATTGGGAATGGAAGCGCTTATAAATACCATATCATCTCCCGGTATAATAATTATAAGGTGGATAAAGGCGACCCCTATGCCTTTCGATGGGAAGTTTCTCCCAAAACCGCTTCGTTGGTATGGGATTTGAATTATGAATGGGGCGACAATGATTGGATGAAAACAAGGAATACACGCAATGCCCTCGATGCACCCTTTGCTGTATATGAAGTCCATTTCGGTTCATGGAGAAGGGTGCCTGAAGAAGGAAACAGATTCCTCACCTACAGAGAGATGGCGCATTACCTTGCCGATTATGTAAAAGAGATGGGTTTTACCCATGTTGAATTTTTACCGATTATGGAACATCCCTTTTATGGGTCCTGGGGATACCAGACGGTTGGGTATTTTGCGCCTACAAGCAGGTATGGAACCCCTCAGGATTTTATGTATTTGATCGATCATCTTCATCAGAACGGGATAGGTATTATTCTTGACTGGGTGCCTTCTCATTTTCCAAGCGATGAACACGGACTTGTCTACTTTGACGGCACATATCTTTATGAGCATTCAGACCCCAAGAAGGGATTTCATCCCGAATGGAATAGTTATATTTTTAATCACGGAAGGTACGAGGTGCAGTCTTTCCTTATTAGCAGCGCCCTCCTCTGGCTTGATAAATACCATATTGACGGTCTCAGGGTAGATGCCGTGGCCTCAATGCTCTATCTTGATTATGCAAGAAGAGACGGTGAATGGATACCAAACAAGTACGGAGGAAAGGAGAATCTTGAGGCAATAACCTTCATAAAGAAATTTAACGAGGCGGTCTACAAAGCCCATCCCGATACCCAGACGATAGCAGAAGAATCAACGGCATGGCCTATGGTATCAAAACCCACCTATATTGGCGGTCTTGGATTTGGCATGAAATGGAATATGGGATGGATGCACGATACCCTCAAATATACCTCAAAAGACCCTATTTACCGGAAGTATTATCACGACCAGCTTACCTTTAGTATATGGTATGCCTTTGCGGAGAATTTTGTTCTTCCTTTATCACATGATGAAGTGGTTTATGGGAAAGGCGCTCTTATAGGAAAGATGCCAGGCGATGAATGGCAA
The genomic region above belongs to Candidatus Jettenia caeni and contains:
- a CDS encoding 1,4-alpha-glucan branching enzyme yields the protein MPDKKQNEAGVYNASLLTDHDIYLFKEGSHFKLYDKLGSHSTVVDGIKGTYFAVWAPNAQKVLVIGDFNQWNKETHPLKVRADGSGIWEGFIPGIGNGSAYKYHIISRYNNYKVDKGDPYAFRWEVSPKTASLVWDLNYEWGDNDWMKTRNTRNALDAPFAVYEVHFGSWRRVPEEGNRFLTYREMAHYLADYVKEMGFTHVEFLPIMEHPFYGSWGYQTVGYFAPTSRYGTPQDFMYLIDHLHQNGIGIILDWVPSHFPSDEHGLVYFDGTYLYEHSDPKKGFHPEWNSYIFNHGRYEVQSFLISSALLWLDKYHIDGLRVDAVASMLYLDYARRDGEWIPNKYGGKENLEAITFIKKFNEAVYKAHPDTQTIAEESTAWPMVSKPTYIGGLGFGMKWNMGWMHDTLKYTSKDPIYRKYYHDQLTFSIWYAFAENFVLPLSHDEVVYGKGALIGKMPGDEWQKSANLKLLFGYMYGHPGKKLLFMGGEFAQWKEWNHEESLEWHALQYPSHQEVQRWVKDLNAFYRSEPAMHALDFDIHGFEWIDFHDWEHSNVSFIRKGRNADDIVLVVCNFTPVPWYNYRIGVPRGGFWKEAINSDAKIYGGSGHGNFGGVEAAPIPAHGRYHSLSLTLPPLGIVFFKSEGEEKRR